The genomic segment CGTATCTTGCGTGGCGCCTGTCGCGTTGGCCGTCGGTGTCAGCCTTCTCAGCTTCATCAGTTCGAACACAGCGATTCCAATGCAGAAAGCATGGCTGGCTGCAGTCTCTGCGAGGGTTGCATATACATCTTCCGTCCTCGGTGCTCCCAAAGTCTTCAAGATGCTCGGGTTGACGGATTACTTCATCGACAAGATTCAAGCATTACGAGTGCATGAATTGGCCGAGTACGCAAGTTATCGGAAGTACGTGACATGGCGCAACATTTATAGTGCTGTACCACAGAGATTTGCTCCTCCGCTCACACTAATGATGTTCGTGCTCATTGAAGGACGACAGGCTCTGGACCCAACATCAGCGTTCACTGCACTGGCTCTCGTAGCATTGGTGACTGCGCCTATCCAGGAAATGATTCATGCGGTGCCACAGCTGCAGACCGCCTTGGCTAGTCTCGATCGTGTGCAGAGTTTCCTGTATTTAAACGACAAGGGCGACTTGCCTGCTACTGCCGATCAGCATGTGGGCTCTGATGAAGACTCTGCTGCATTCGAGCTGTTCCATCTGTCAGGGAAAGCAGGCTCTGGACCAGCGAAGCCGCTGATGCAGCTCATCAATGCCTCCGTCGCCATAGACGGGAAGGCGATCCTGCAACTTATCAGCATGTCTGTAATGCCCGGCACTCTGACTGTGATTGTCGGTCCTGTGGGCAGCGGAAAGTCCATCCTACTCAAAACGCTTTTTGGTGAATTGCGACTCTCGGCCGGCACTCGTGCGTTCGAATCGGATGCGGCATTCGGATATTGCTCTCAGGAGCCTTGGCTGCCAAACGATTCAATTCGTAACATCATCTTGGGACAGTCAGATCACGACGACCAATGGTTCGACTCAGTCATTGAAGCCTGTGCGCTGCCATCCGACATACGGTCTCTACCGGCACGCGAGCACACTCTGGTAGGAGCCAAGGGAGTTTCATTGAGTGGTgggcagcgacagcgagtCGCATTGGCTCGCGCGCTTTATTCCAGAAAGTCAATCCTTGTGGTGGATGATGTCTTTAGTGGGCTTGACACAAACACTTCGCGACAGGTGTTCGCCCGAGTCTTTGGCGGCCGCGGACTTTGCAAGGCTCATTCCATCAGTGTTGTTCTTGCGACTCACTCTCAACGCTATCTCCCGGAAGCAGATCACATCATTGCCCTCAAAGCGGGGACAGTAGTGGAGCAGGGCACTTTTCAAGACCTGGTCGTCATCGATGGCTACATTCACAGCCTGGCTCTTACAGACAAtccggaggaagaagatgatacCGACGTCacggcggcgaagaagaacgtTGCAGCTCAGGCCACGGAACCTGCTGCTGTCGATAAAATCACGATCTTGCAACAAGACCTGGCTCGCAAGACTGGCGACATCACGGTCTACAAGTACTATCTCCAGTCGATTGGCTTGAAATTTTGCCTCGTTCTCGGCATTACCATCGTCGGGTTCGCCATCGGAGAGAAGGCGCCCGACCTTTGGTTCCGCTTCTGGTCTCAGGCAGAGGCAGCCGGCAACCGGTCAATCCCCCTCGCTGTCTGGATCACAATCGCCTTTCTGTTCGCTTTAATCTTCATTGGATCTGCTGGGACACACATCTGGGTCATGCTCGTTCATGCGGTTCCAAAAAGTTCTGCTCAACTACACAAACAGTTGCTTGACGCTGTCATGCACGCTCCTTACAATTTCTTCGTGAAGACTGACCCCGGAGTGACGCTGAATCGCTTTTCAAATGACATGTccatcatcgaaggcgaGCTGGCGGGCGCCTTTATGCAGTTCACAGATGGTGCCGCGGCAGCTATCGCTGGTGCTGCCCTGATCGTGGCTGGAGCGACGTACGCCGCAGCGGCGATGCCTTTCGTGATGGCGGTGCTTTACGTGATTCAGAAGATCTACCTGCGCACATCTCGCCAGATGAGATTCCTGGAGCTGGAGTCCCAAGCGCCACTTCTCACGCACGTTACCGAGACCTTGGCTGGAGTCACGACTATTCGAGCATTTGGCTGGCAGCATGAGATGCACCAAAAATGTCTCACACTGCTTGACAAATCTCTTCAGGCATACTTTCTGCAGCTGTGCATACAGCGATGGCTCAACTTTGTTCTTGCGCTTGTGACAGCTGCTGTGGCAGTCGTTGTGGTGTCCATAGCATTGACCATCCCTGAGACATCGAGCGCTGGGGCCATTGGTGTCTCGCTGCTTGGCATCTTAAACTTCAGTTGGTACCTCTCGTTTGTCATCAATGCCTGGACAGCTCTCGAGACTTCTCTCGGCGCCATAGCACGCTGCAAGAACTTCGAAGCGAGCACTGCATCGGAGGACTTACCGGGCGAAAGTCGATCTCCTCCTTCTGACTGGCCATTCGCTGGCGCAGTAGAGATCAAGAGCATCACTGCAGCTTACAGTGACGATGTCAAAGTCCTACAAGGGATATCGTTGTCGATTACTGCAGGAGAGAAAATTGGTGTTTGCGGAcgcagtggcagtggcaagaGTTCTTTGCTATTGACATTGCTGCGGCTGCTTGACACTTCTTCTGGCAGCATTGAAATCGATGGCTTCGATCTGGCATCCCTGCCACGCCAGGCCACCAGAGCTGCATTAACCGCCCTGCCTCAAGAAACGGTCGTCTTTCCGGGCAGTATTCTGGCCAATCTCGACCCTTTGGGCATCAGTAGCGCTGCTGAAGTCGAGCACGCGCTGCAGAGCGTAGGCATAGATCTCATCACTGAGCGAGGCGGCCTCGAGGCCCACATGGGGGATCTTCGCTTATCGCAGGGACAACTCCAGCTTTTCGCAATCGCACGAGCACTGTTGCGGAAGTCCAAGCTACTGATCGTGGACGAAATGTCCAGTGCCGTTGACGCGGCGACAGAACGAAGGATGATTGAAGTGATCATGCGAGACTTTGCAGACAGTACTGTCATCGCCGTTGCGCATCGCCTGAAATCCATTGCTGCCTTCGACAGGATTGTGGTCATCGAGAACGGAAGGATTGTCGAAGTCGGTGCTCCCTCCGAACTGCTTGCAAAGTCTGGAGGTATGTTTCGGTCAATGTGGTCCCGATCTGCATTGTAAATCCGAGCAAGTCACGCTTCTCCATGTTGAATATTGAAGGCGGTTCTATCGGCATATTGATAGGTCTCGCCGTGTCGGTGTGACACTAAGATCAGGCGACGCCGGTCCAGACTCTGCTTATACGACACGCACCCCTGTCACAACATGCTCGGCTCAAGGATATCCATGGCTAGCTTGCCATGCATGGTTCCCGACGCTCACAGGTGTTGCTCCTGCAACTTACACCTCGCGATTCTCTCCGAACAGAATCTGTCAAAGTGTCTGTTACCGATCAAACCTGCATCCTGCGCGCCAGCTCATCGCCATATCCTATGTCAACCACCAAGACAATAGAACTGCCTCTCGGCAACACCACCGCGAAATGCACGATTGAAATTCCGGATACGAGCGATGATCCGCCTGCTCCGGAAGCTGTTGTGGACTTCACATATCAAGCTGTTGCTTGGATAGTGAAGATTGCTGCAGAAATGAATACCACGGCTCCCGCCACCAGTCCACAGAGATCGAGCATTAGGCAAGTACGAGACATCCACGAGCTCAGTGCGTGCTGCCACCCATCGAGGACGAGACCTGACGAGGCGGCGATGCAGCTCATCGGCGTCAAGCGAGAGAGGCAGCCTGATTGTGTCGACATCAACGACGGATCTGCGGATCGACAATCTGAAGCTGGAACAGTCGTGAAACGACCCAAGTTCGCGATGCGACACGACAGTTTCTGGAATGGAGCTTCTGTACCTGAGGTTCCAATGTCGGATGA from the Cercospora beticola chromosome 9, complete sequence genome contains:
- a CDS encoding uncharacterized protein (SMCOG1288:ABC transporter related protein~antiSMASH:Cluster_11) — its product is MAQCPLQADNVLGPVVTQGCRANFDFTLLFEESILSILPATFLLFLVPLRASTLQRQGVKVLRTTSLLFKQVAIVLLACAQLAILVGWSLQPLQRTNASVPAAAVSFLASLALLYLSSLEHAKTIRPSSIINFWILVSLLLDLPQARTLWLRPGSRIVPVTFSISLVAKVLILYLEARNKKRSIFPQYRFLAPEALVNLYSQVSLWWINPMFWTGYRSFLSIDSLYDIDEGLSSTSAEATFARHWLRRSGERRWDLVWALVHSVKWTLIGLVVPRLCLSALKLCQPLLIARITSLLREGLNDGNRNDANGLIAAAALIYVGVAVTTALYQRHLHRMITKIRGSVVSAVYGKTMRLDDAQLSDNAALTLVTADINRICGSLQTIDDLFATPIEIAVAIYLLERQIGVSCVAPVALAVGVSLLSFISSNTAIPMQKAWLAAVSARVAYTSSVLGAPKVFKMLGLTDYFIDKIQALRVHELAEYASYRKYVTWRNIYSAVPQRFAPPLTLMMFVLIEGRQALDPTSAFTALALVALVTAPIQEMIHAVPQLQTALASLDRVQSFLYLNDKGDLPATADQHVGSDEDSAAFELFHLSGKAGSGPAKPLMQLINASVAIDGKAILQLISMSVMPGTLTVIVGPVGSGKSILLKTLFGELRLSAGTRAFESDAAFGYCSQEPWLPNDSIRNIILGQSDHDDQWFDSVIEACALPSDIRSLPAREHTLVGAKGVSLSGGQRQRVALARALYSRKSILVVDDVFSGLDTNTSRQVFARVFGGRGLCKAHSISVVLATHSQRYLPEADHIIALKAGTVVEQGTFQDLVVIDGYIHSLALTDNPEEEDDTDVTAAKKNVAAQATEPAAVDKITILQQDLARKTGDITVYKYYLQSIGLKFCLVLGITIVGFAIGEKAPDLWFRFWSQAEAAGNRSIPLAVWITIAFLFALIFIGSAGTHIWVMLVHAVPKSSAQLHKQLLDAVMHAPYNFFVKTDPGVTLNRFSNDMSIIEGELAGAFMQFTDGAAAAIAGAALIVAGATYAAAAMPFVMAVLYVIQKIYLRTSRQMRFLELESQAPLLTHVTETLAGVTTIRAFGWQHEMHQKCLTLLDKSLQAYFLQLCIQRWLNFVLALVTAAVAVVVVSIALTIPETSSAGAIGVSLLGILNFSWYLSFVINAWTALETSLGAIARCKNFEASTASEDLPGESRSPPSDWPFAGAVEIKSITAAYSDDVKVLQGISLSITAGEKIGVCGRSGSGKSSLLLTLLRLLDTSSGSIEIDGFDLASLPRQATRAALTALPQETVVFPGSILANLDPLGISSAAEVEHALQSVGIDLITERGGLEAHMGDLRLSQGQLQLFAIARALLRKSKLLIVDEMSSAVDAATERRMIEVIMRDFADSTVIAVAHRLKSIAAFDRIVVIENGRIVEVGAPSELLAKSGGMFRSMWSRSAL
- a CDS encoding uncharacterized protein (antiSMASH:Cluster_11), coding for MHGSRRSQVLLLQLTPRDSLRTESVKVSVTDQTCILRASSSPYPMSTTKTIELPLGNTTAKCTIEIPDTSDDPPAPEAVVDFTYQAVAWIVKIAAEMNTTAPATSPQRSSIRQVRDIHELSACCHPSRTRPDEAAMQLIGVKRERQPDCVDINDGSADRQSEAGTVVKRPKFAMRHDSFWNGASVPEVPMSDDSGFYEGGDCSQPAESLPPSPPRSPGLLSRSRSCPLLAS